The genomic region AGCGGATATCGTCTCCGGCCGAGGTGATGCCGTGCTGGCGCAAGGGGATGGCGGCGGCGGTGCCGAACCCGGTGCACCTGGACGTGTTGCTGTTCGGGCTCTACACGGGGATGAGGCGGGGAGAGATCATGCCGCTTCGGTGGGAGAACGTGGATCTGGAGAAGGGGCTGTTCCGGGTGGAGGAGCTTCAGAGGCACTACGAGGCCATCGGGCTCACCTACAGTGACATTCCTCAACAACCCTCATCCTCACTTCCAAGCCCCTTCCCGCTTGCCTCCCGGGCTCAGGTCGGCGGAGCGGGACGTGACCGTGAACAGGACGATCGTGGTTGCGGTCGGGGCCGCTCTCGTCGCGGCGGCGGCCTGGGCCATGTGGCCGCGCCATGGCCACAAGGCTCAAACCGTCGGCAACGCCGGTGCCGCTGGCTCGGTCGCTTCCGTCGAGGGAACGCGCGGCGAGGCGTTGTTCAATCAACGGTGCGCCGTCTGTCACGGCCGAAACGCAACGGGATCGGCCCAGGGCCCGCCCCTGGTGCACAGAATCTACGAGCCGGGCCACCATTCCGACATGTCGTTTCTGCTGGCTGTGCGAAGGGGTGTTCGGGCGCACCACTGGAGGTTCGGCAACATGGCTCCCGTTCCGGGGCTTTCGGAGGCGGACGTGAGGGAGATCGTGCGTTACGTGCGCGCGCTACAGCGGGCGAAGGGCATCTATTGAGGACACGGAGGACACCGTGGGCGGAACCAAAACACCTGCGCGGTTTGCCACCGGTCTTTCCGCACGAAGAAGTGATATGCCGCTTCGCGGCTGAACAGATGCGCAGAACTGCGCATTCCTGCGAGAGCGCGTCCATCTCCACACGGCGCGCAGTCATGGCCGGTGCGGCGGATTTCTGCCGGCCTGGATTTGGCGGATGCGGTCCGGCCAGGTGGAGCGGATGTAGGAGAGCACGTCCCAGATATCGTCGTCGGTCATGGCGTCGCCGAGGCCCGGCATGCCGCTCTCGATCCCGACGATGCCCCGGGCCTCCATCAGGGCGGTGCCGCCCAGTTTCGTGTAGTCGAAGAGAAGCTTGTTGTCGTGATGCCAAGTATGGCCGCTCGCGTCGTGCGGCGGCGCCGGCAGGACGCCGTCCTTGCCGGGTCGCCGCCAGTTCGGCTGCCCTTCGAGGTTGGCGCCGTGGCAGGAGGCGCAGTGCTGCTTGTAAAGCGCCTGCCCGTTTCGAATGTCGCGGTCGTCGAGTTCGTGACCGGCAAGGGCCAGACCGGACCAGAGCAGGACGAGAATCGGCAGGGCCCCCTTCATGCGACTTCCACCCATGTCTTCATCCCGGACGCTTGGTGCGCGAGGGTGTGGCAGTGCAGGAGCCATTTGCCGGGATTGTCGAATACACAGAGGATGTCGCGGCTCCGGCGCGGATCGACCAGCGTCGTGTCGCGGTAATCGCCGAGCGAACCGTCTTCGCGCAGTTCGTGGAAGTGATGGCCATGCAGGTGGATGCCGTGCGGGAAGGCGGTGTCATTGCGCAGGGTGATGCGGGCCGTCTCGCCGCGCGAGAACCGCCGCCACGGCGCATCGGGCATGCCGGAGCGGTGGTTGAAGGCCCATAAATCATCGCCTCCGTGACGTCCGCCCATGGCGCCGCCCTGCATGGCAAGCGTAGGCGGGTCGCCGTCCTCCGGTCGGGCGCCGGGGTGCGGGGAGCCGGGAGCGAGACGACCGCGCCCGCGGTGGGGGCGGGATTCGAGCCCTCCACGGCGATGGCGCCGAGTCCGTAAAGACCCTCGCGCGTCCGAAGGGCGAAGGACACCGGCCCCGTCACGTCGAGAATGACGTCGGTCCGCTGGGCCGGGGCGAGCAGCAGGTCTCCGAGCAGCGACGGTTCGGCGAGCGGCATCCCGTCATGGGCCACGACCTTGCCGGTTCCTCCGCCGATCCGTACCGCGAACATCCGCGCCGTGGCGGCATTGATCAGCCGCAGGCGGACGCGGTCGCCGTGCCGGACCGTGGCCCCCGAGAACAGGGCGCGGGCGACGTTGCCCATCCGCCCGGCATGAGAGAAGTCGTGGCGGTTGCCGAAGCTCTCATGCAGCGCGCCGTTGCGT from Deltaproteobacteria bacterium harbors:
- a CDS encoding multicopper oxidase domain-containing protein, whose protein sequence is MPDAPWRRFSRGETARITLRNDTAFPHGIHLHGHHFHELREDGSLGDYRDTTLVDPRRSRDILCVFDNPGKWLLHCHTLAHQASGMKTWVEVA
- a CDS encoding cytochrome c: MNRTIVVAVGAALVAAAAWAMWPRHGHKAQTVGNAGAAGSVASVEGTRGEALFNQRCAVCHGRNATGSAQGPPLVHRIYEPGHHSDMSFLLAVRRGVRAHHWRFGNMAPVPGLSEADVREIVRYVRALQRAKGIY
- a CDS encoding cytochrome c; the encoded protein is MKGALPILVLLWSGLALAGHELDDRDIRNGQALYKQHCASCHGANLEGQPNWRRPGKDGVLPAPPHDASGHTWHHDNKLLFDYTKLGGTALMEARGIVGIESGMPGLGDAMTDDDIWDVLSYIRSTWPDRIRQIQAGRNPPHRP